The following coding sequences lie in one Futiania mangrovi genomic window:
- a CDS encoding amidase, which yields MIQERDYIRHDALGLADLVRRKETTPGELLDVALRRLERLNPQINAVITMFEDKARAQIDAGVGTGPLAGVPFLLKDLRASYKGVRSTAGNAFMAGVPDFDSTVTSRYRDAGLVMFGKTNVPEMGLAADTYNTMFGATMNPWSLDHTAGGSSGGSAAAVASRIVPAAHASDGAGSTRIPASCCGLFGLKTSKNRVTYAPDVGEELIGMSTQHACTLTVRDSAAILDASCMPDYGDPYWAPPAPDSYLALVGRDPRPLRIALCLRSPFPTDVDPECIAATEQAARLCESLGHTVEEADHGLDAQKDGIGWATTIILGVGMYANVQVKARMKGKPVSEEDFLPAIWSFLEAGREASGADFYLASRTMHAAGRRMAQFHEKYDIVLSPTLTKPPLPRSAFDYSVGKGYPDTVWNFCGYTPLYNATGQPAMTMPLHWTQDGLPVGVQFAARFGGEDILFQLAGQIERAAPWIDRIPEIAAPA from the coding sequence ATGATCCAGGAGAGAGACTACATCCGGCACGACGCGCTGGGCCTTGCGGACCTCGTGCGCAGAAAGGAAACGACGCCGGGCGAACTCCTCGACGTGGCGCTGCGCCGTCTCGAACGTCTCAATCCGCAAATCAACGCCGTCATCACGATGTTCGAGGACAAGGCGCGCGCGCAGATCGACGCCGGCGTCGGCACGGGTCCGCTGGCTGGCGTGCCCTTCCTGCTCAAGGATCTGCGCGCCTCCTACAAGGGCGTGCGCAGCACGGCCGGAAATGCCTTCATGGCGGGCGTGCCCGATTTCGACAGCACCGTCACCTCACGCTACAGGGACGCAGGCCTGGTCATGTTCGGAAAGACGAACGTGCCGGAGATGGGGCTGGCGGCGGACACCTACAACACGATGTTCGGGGCCACGATGAACCCCTGGTCGCTGGACCACACCGCGGGAGGGTCGAGCGGCGGCTCCGCGGCCGCCGTCGCCTCGCGCATCGTTCCCGCGGCCCATGCCAGCGACGGTGCCGGATCGACCCGGATCCCGGCGTCCTGCTGCGGGCTCTTTGGGCTGAAGACCTCGAAGAACCGCGTCACCTACGCGCCCGATGTCGGCGAGGAACTGATCGGCATGAGCACGCAGCACGCCTGCACGCTCACCGTGCGCGACAGCGCGGCGATCCTCGATGCCAGCTGCATGCCCGACTATGGCGACCCGTACTGGGCGCCCCCTGCGCCCGACAGCTATCTCGCCCTCGTGGGACGCGATCCGCGTCCCTTGCGCATAGCACTGTGCCTGCGCTCCCCGTTCCCGACCGACGTGGATCCGGAATGCATCGCCGCGACGGAGCAGGCCGCGCGCCTTTGCGAATCGCTGGGCCACACGGTCGAGGAGGCCGACCACGGTCTCGACGCCCAGAAGGACGGGATCGGCTGGGCCACGACGATCATCCTGGGTGTCGGCATGTACGCCAACGTCCAGGTCAAGGCGCGGATGAAGGGCAAGCCGGTCAGCGAGGAAGACTTCCTGCCCGCGATCTGGTCGTTCCTCGAGGCAGGGCGCGAGGCGAGCGGCGCCGACTTCTACCTTGCCTCGCGGACGATGCACGCGGCGGGACGGCGCATGGCCCAGTTCCACGAAAAATACGACATCGTCCTGTCGCCGACGCTGACGAAGCCGCCGCTGCCGCGCAGCGCGTTCGATTACTCCGTCGGGAAGGGCTATCCGGACACCGTCTGGAACTTCTGCGGTTACACGCCGCTCTACAACGCCACCGGCCAGCCCGCGATGACGATGCCGCTTCACTGGACTCAGGACGGCCTTCCCGTCGGCGTACAGTTCGCGGCGCGCTTCGGGGGCGAGGACATCCTGTTCCAGCTCGCCGGACAGATCGAACGTGCCGCACCCTGGATCGACCGGATTCCGGAGATCGCCGCACCGGCATGA